In Anaerotignum faecicola, the following are encoded in one genomic region:
- a CDS encoding GldG family protein: protein MKNDGRKNMNLKYGGYASVVTAAAVIIAIILNLVAGQLNIKFDLTKNKLYTLSEDTVSLLQNLTEDVNITSVYAEGSEMTVVTEILDRYASNGKHVKYSNVDPYKNPQLMAKYSGDGNTVSIGSIIVETADDYKIISMNDMADIYATQTGEAYIQGLKLESVLTGAIRSLTSGESSVIYALTGHGELDVPESLITEMEYGGYSLSYLSLIKDKTIPEDASVIMLNAPTSDITAEELSEINRYLDNGGSIFITLGVTIEDMPNFASLIENYGVADSRRIVIEGDANYVLQQNPYYLIPQLSAEHPVSSRLAESKTNAFIPFAIGIDLLETKRSTVDVQAFAVTSTYAYSKAITEMSSPQQSADDPNGPFALGAAITDIDSSGNAEGVKAVIFGAETIMEADINSLVNGGNYGLVMNCFDWLTDNDSQARSKSLGSDEYLNLTQSKAIVIMGICVIVIPLAILIAGIIVVVKRRNKQ, encoded by the coding sequence ATGAAAAACGACGGCAGAAAAAATATGAACCTTAAATACGGCGGGTACGCTTCCGTTGTCACGGCGGCCGCTGTTATAATAGCTATTATACTGAACTTGGTTGCAGGCCAGCTTAACATAAAATTTGATCTTACAAAAAATAAGCTCTACACTCTTTCGGAGGACACTGTATCCCTTCTCCAAAACCTTACGGAGGACGTAAATATCACTTCGGTCTATGCGGAAGGCAGCGAAATGACTGTGGTTACGGAAATACTCGACAGGTACGCTTCAAACGGCAAACATGTTAAATACTCAAATGTGGATCCATACAAAAACCCGCAGCTGATGGCAAAATATTCCGGGGACGGCAACACTGTTTCAATAGGTTCAATTATAGTCGAAACGGCTGACGACTACAAAATCATATCTATGAACGACATGGCCGACATATACGCGACGCAGACGGGCGAAGCATATATACAGGGCCTTAAACTGGAAAGCGTCCTTACCGGAGCCATAAGAAGCCTTACAAGCGGAGAAAGCAGCGTTATATACGCGCTTACCGGCCACGGCGAATTGGACGTGCCCGAAAGCCTTATAACAGAAATGGAGTACGGCGGATACTCCCTTTCATATCTTAGCCTTATAAAAGATAAAACCATACCCGAAGACGCGTCTGTAATTATGCTTAACGCTCCCACAAGCGATATAACGGCCGAAGAACTTTCCGAAATAAACCGTTATCTCGATAACGGCGGCAGTATTTTTATAACTCTCGGCGTTACGATCGAAGATATGCCGAACTTTGCATCGCTCATTGAAAATTACGGCGTTGCCGACAGCCGCCGCATAGTAATTGAGGGCGACGCAAATTATGTCCTTCAGCAAAACCCATATTACCTGATACCGCAGCTAAGCGCGGAGCACCCTGTTTCTTCACGCCTTGCCGAGTCAAAAACAAACGCGTTTATACCTTTCGCAATCGGCATCGATCTGCTCGAAACAAAAAGGAGTACCGTAGACGTTCAGGCTTTTGCGGTAACGTCTACGTATGCCTACAGCAAAGCTATAACCGAAATGAGTTCTCCTCAGCAGTCGGCAGACGATCCGAACGGCCCGTTTGCCCTAGGCGCCGCCATTACCGACATAGACAGCTCCGGAAACGCCGAAGGCGTCAAGGCGGTTATATTCGGCGCCGAAACAATAATGGAAGCTGATATAAACAGCCTTGTAAACGGCGGAAATTACGGCCTTGTGATGAATTGTTTCGACTGGCTTACCGACAACGACTCGCAGGCGCGCTCAAAAAGCCTCGGCTCCGACGAATATCTTAACTTGACACAATCAAAAGCCATCGTCATAATGGGAATATGCGTTATAGTTATACCCCTTGCAATACTCATAGCCGGAATTATAGTTGTTGTAAAGAGGAGGAATAAACAATGA
- a CDS encoding DUF4340 domain-containing protein → MSKQKRNIIICVIAIVILGIIYFAVSRPKGSETNAGAENGENAGDEENGTSDGNYIFNFPDFEAEKIAIETPDESGAFIKDGTNWVLEGHEDVGLVQIAIDQLVAYAKTLTYKETAAENLDDLASYGLDKGYTVEITGKDGEVIKYTIGGETVDGLGYYIVKEGGETIYMIGADEGKALKKSPSDLRDRQPDFVNYNNAKYITVKNADGQSYTIEPNPNGAVSKGFGEYAVTGIYSRPMALETVKLSENIGEPIYNISAVDFIDEPEEDASYGLDTPSLTIDAEDMDGNKCTILIGDDASDVTSYAKFSNRDFVVTVSKANIDKIKNADIFDMLIKSYVTTPVSGITKITIDEDRSANRSLKATFVIDSNNNLIELNDAEISTEEFADIYENLIALSIDGEAAEEAGKIEATITIDKKDGESTTLVFHDYDTNYYAVEWDGVTEFLMGRKTLDVLFGAVEKLM, encoded by the coding sequence ATGAGCAAACAAAAAAGAAACATAATTATATGCGTTATTGCAATAGTTATACTCGGCATTATATATTTTGCCGTTTCAAGGCCTAAAGGTTCCGAAACAAACGCCGGAGCCGAAAACGGCGAAAATGCCGGGGACGAGGAAAACGGAACTTCCGACGGCAATTATATATTCAACTTCCCCGATTTCGAGGCTGAAAAGATTGCAATAGAAACGCCCGATGAAAGCGGCGCATTTATAAAAGACGGTACGAACTGGGTTCTTGAAGGACACGAAGACGTGGGGCTTGTGCAAATTGCCATAGATCAGCTTGTTGCATATGCAAAAACCCTGACATATAAGGAAACAGCGGCCGAAAACCTCGACGATCTTGCTTCCTACGGGCTTGACAAAGGATATACCGTTGAGATTACCGGAAAAGACGGCGAAGTTATAAAATACACAATAGGCGGCGAAACTGTTGACGGCCTTGGATACTACATTGTTAAAGAAGGCGGCGAAACAATATATATGATCGGCGCCGACGAGGGGAAAGCCCTGAAAAAGTCGCCGTCGGATCTTAGGGACAGGCAGCCTGATTTTGTTAATTACAACAACGCTAAATATATAACGGTTAAAAATGCGGACGGCCAAAGCTACACCATAGAGCCGAACCCTAACGGGGCGGTGTCGAAAGGTTTCGGAGAATATGCCGTAACGGGCATATACAGCAGGCCTATGGCTCTTGAAACCGTTAAGTTAAGCGAAAATATAGGCGAACCTATTTACAATATATCGGCAGTCGATTTTATAGACGAGCCCGAGGAGGACGCCTCATACGGCCTTGACACGCCTTCCCTTACTATAGACGCCGAGGATATGGACGGCAATAAATGCACTATTTTAATAGGCGACGATGCGTCCGACGTAACGTCTTACGCCAAATTTTCAAACAGGGATTTTGTCGTTACCGTAAGCAAAGCAAATATCGATAAAATCAAAAACGCCGACATATTTGACATGCTTATTAAATCTTATGTTACAACGCCTGTATCCGGAATTACAAAAATAACCATCGACGAGGACAGGAGCGCAAACAGGAGCCTGAAAGCGACGTTTGTAATCGACAGCAACAACAACCTTATAGAACTTAACGACGCCGAGATCTCTACAGAAGAATTTGCCGACATATACGAAAATCTGATCGCCCTTTCAATCGACGGCGAAGCGGCCGAAGAAGCGGGAAAAATCGAAGCTACAATTACAATCGACAAGAAAGACGGCGAAAGCACTACGCTTGTTTTCCACGACTACGACACAAATTATTATGCCGTTGAATGGGACGGCGTTACGGAGTTCCTCATGGGAAGAAAAACCCTTGACGTGCTTTTCGGAGCGGTTGAAAAGCTTATGTAA
- a CDS encoding enoyl-CoA hydratase-related protein — MEYMLYEKKEHVAWITINRPETMNAISSAVCDEILEALDKAEKDKDVLCAVLTGAGEKAFSAGGDIKEELKTTSEMARVFCEKGHDVCRRLQGLRVPAIAAVNGYALGGGMEFAMACDFIVAADTAKFGLPAVNLGIISGFGGTQNLVRIVGRQRAKEIMYTGRMIKADEAKELGIVQTVVEKSALIDEVGKVAAQIVSKPPFAVRTIKEAVTNGVEIPLEKAYMLETDYAAACYDTEDKYEAMTAFIEKRAPGEFINR; from the coding sequence ATGGAATATATGCTTTATGAAAAAAAAGAACATGTGGCGTGGATAACGATTAACCGCCCGGAAACAATGAACGCGATTTCATCGGCCGTATGCGACGAGATCTTGGAAGCCCTTGATAAGGCGGAAAAGGATAAGGACGTATTGTGCGCCGTGCTTACGGGAGCCGGGGAAAAAGCCTTCAGCGCCGGCGGCGATATAAAGGAAGAGCTGAAGACGACGTCCGAAATGGCAAGGGTATTTTGTGAAAAAGGGCATGATGTCTGCCGCCGGCTTCAAGGGCTGCGCGTGCCTGCGATAGCCGCCGTAAACGGATACGCGCTGGGCGGAGGAATGGAGTTTGCCATGGCGTGCGATTTTATTGTTGCGGCGGATACGGCAAAATTCGGGCTTCCGGCCGTTAATCTCGGCATAATTTCCGGTTTCGGCGGAACTCAGAACCTTGTGAGGATAGTTGGGCGACAAAGGGCGAAAGAAATTATGTATACGGGGCGCATGATAAAAGCGGATGAGGCAAAGGAGCTTGGCATTGTGCAGACTGTCGTTGAAAAAAGCGCGCTTATTGACGAGGTAGGCAAAGTTGCGGCGCAGATAGTTTCAAAACCTCCTTTTGCAGTAAGGACAATTAAGGAAGCGGTTACAAACGGCGTTGAAATTCCGCTTGAAAAGGCGTATATGCTTGAAACGGATTATGCCGCGGCATGCTATGACACCGAGGATAAATACGAAGCTATGACGGCGTTTATCGAAAAACGCGCGCCCGGGGAATTTATAAACAGATAG
- the ruvB gene encoding Holliday junction branch migration DNA helicase RuvB gives MGERIIATGFKDEDFELEPKLRPKNLENYIGQDSVKNNLKVFIKAALQRKEALDHVLLYGPPGLGKTTLSNIIAEEMGVNIKTTSGPAIERPGDMAAILNSLEEGDILFVDEIHRLNRMIEEILYPAMEDFVIDIVIGKGAGARSVRLDLPKFTLIGATTRIGLLTAPLRDRFGVIQRLEPYNVNDLKTIIKRSAGVLDVGIDDGGAEEIARRSRGTPRIANRLLKRVRDFAQVKYNGEVTLEVAKHALDMLDIDKAGLDTTDRKMLLAMIEKFGGRPVGVETLAAYIGEEAETIEDVYEPYLIQLGYIQRTPRGRVLTRLCYNHFGIACPDNI, from the coding sequence ATAGGCGAACGTATTATAGCGACGGGTTTTAAGGACGAAGATTTTGAGCTGGAGCCGAAGCTGCGGCCTAAAAACCTAGAAAATTATATAGGGCAGGACAGCGTTAAAAATAATTTGAAAGTTTTTATCAAAGCCGCGCTCCAAAGGAAGGAAGCCTTAGATCACGTCCTGCTTTACGGCCCTCCGGGGCTGGGAAAAACAACCCTTTCAAATATAATAGCGGAAGAAATGGGCGTCAACATAAAAACAACTTCCGGCCCGGCTATAGAACGCCCGGGCGATATGGCGGCGATACTTAACAGCCTTGAAGAAGGTGATATACTTTTTGTGGACGAAATACACAGGCTTAACCGTATGATAGAGGAAATACTATATCCTGCCATGGAGGATTTTGTTATCGACATCGTAATCGGAAAGGGCGCGGGAGCGCGCAGCGTAAGGCTTGATCTTCCGAAATTTACGCTTATAGGGGCAACTACAAGAATAGGGCTTCTTACGGCGCCATTGAGGGACAGGTTCGGGGTTATACAGCGCCTTGAGCCTTATAACGTGAACGACCTTAAAACTATTATAAAGCGTTCGGCAGGAGTGCTTGATGTGGGAATAGACGACGGGGGGGCCGAAGAAATAGCCCGCCGTTCGAGGGGCACGCCGAGGATAGCCAACAGGCTTTTAAAGCGGGTAAGGGATTTTGCGCAGGTGAAATATAACGGCGAGGTAACGCTTGAAGTTGCAAAGCATGCGCTCGATATGCTAGATATTGACAAGGCGGGCCTTGATACTACTGACAGAAAGATGCTTTTGGCAATGATAGAGAAATTCGGCGGCAGGCCTGTGGGCGTTGAAACGCTGGCCGCATATATAGGCGAGGAGGCCGAAACGATAGAAGACGTTTACGAGCCGTATCTTATACAGCTCGGATATATACAAAGGACTCCCCGCGGCAGGGTTTTAACGCGGCTTTGCTACAACCATTTCGGCATTGCCTGTCCGGATAATATATAA
- the ruvA gene encoding Holliday junction branch migration protein RuvA, producing the protein MISYITGSLEYIGNGDIIVETGGIGYRVYISSSVMAKLPRLRERVKVYTYMSVKEDGISLFGFNKMEELELFNKLITVNGVGPKAAISLMGALSYGDIIMAVVSEDAAALSKAPGLGKKTAQKIILELKDKFKNEDFLQSIDSQVTVEEIEGVIGVGGKSEAIEALMALGYTKSEAARAVGAVYNENMDTQELLKAALKQIVKI; encoded by the coding sequence ATGATATCATATATAACGGGTTCTTTGGAATATATAGGAAACGGCGATATTATAGTCGAAACGGGCGGGATCGGATACCGCGTTTATATTTCGTCGTCGGTTATGGCAAAGCTTCCGCGCCTTAGGGAGCGGGTAAAGGTTTATACGTACATGAGCGTCAAAGAGGATGGAATTTCGCTTTTTGGCTTTAATAAAATGGAGGAATTGGAACTTTTCAACAAACTTATAACGGTTAACGGAGTAGGCCCCAAAGCCGCAATCAGCCTCATGGGGGCGCTGAGCTACGGGGATATTATAATGGCGGTCGTTTCGGAGGACGCGGCCGCCCTCTCAAAGGCTCCGGGCCTTGGTAAAAAAACGGCGCAGAAAATAATACTCGAATTAAAAGACAAATTCAAAAACGAAGATTTCCTTCAAAGCATAGACAGCCAGGTGACGGTGGAGGAAATCGAGGGAGTTATCGGCGTAGGCGGCAAATCGGAGGCCATCGAGGCCCTTATGGCGCTGGGGTATACGAAAAGCGAAGCGGCGAGGGCCGTGGGGGCGGTATATAATGAAAATATGGACACGCAGGAGCTTCTCAAAGCCGCGCTTAAACAGATAGTTAAAATATAA
- a CDS encoding YqeG family HAD IIIA-type phosphatase gives MIEKLFPDIYIENIFLLPTDKFKKMGIRALVFDIDNTVAPFDQAEADDDILKFLEKLKKDGFRLCFLSNNSKKRVEKFNEKIGASAVYKAGKPGVKKLKGAVFDMGVTLKETALVGDQVFTDVYCAHNAGVLAVLTKPMCPRDQFVTKVKRGAERMVLKIYERRIKNGKLKR, from the coding sequence ATGATTGAGAAACTTTTTCCGGATATATACATAGAAAACATATTCCTCCTTCCGACCGACAAATTTAAAAAAATGGGTATACGCGCCTTGGTTTTCGATATTGACAATACCGTAGCCCCCTTCGATCAGGCCGAGGCGGACGACGACATTCTTAAATTTTTGGAAAAACTTAAAAAAGACGGGTTCAGGCTGTGTTTCCTTTCAAACAACAGCAAAAAAAGGGTTGAAAAGTTCAACGAAAAAATAGGCGCTTCAGCCGTTTATAAAGCGGGAAAGCCCGGCGTTAAAAAGCTTAAAGGCGCTGTGTTCGATATGGGCGTTACCCTTAAAGAAACAGCCCTTGTAGGGGATCAGGTATTCACCGACGTATACTGCGCGCATAACGCGGGCGTACTGGCCGTGCTCACAAAGCCGATGTGCCCGCGCGACCAGTTTGTAACGAAAGTTAAACGCGGGGCCGAACGCATGGTATTAAAAATATACGAAAGAAGGATAAAAAATGGTAAACTCAAGCGTTAA
- the aroE gene encoding shikimate dehydrogenase, which yields MVNSSVNGKSYVYGIIGNPISHSFSPTLQNTVAGILGINSIYVPFKVESGMVSQAVNGAFALGIKGMNVTVPHKKEVMQCLSDLDGLAEKIGAVNTLKLTENGYKGYNTDILGLFKCFETAGVSIRGKTAAVIGAGGAANAAVTLAAEKGAKKIYIANRTVENAEKLKDTVRKYYGADIEAIPLGHIEKAGRPDIIIQATSVGMGDGRPVSPVENDIIFENAEFAVDIIYTPWETKFLLDARKKGVKCVNGFDMLVYQGLASFEIWNEISIPVEKALEIRRILVSHYIEKGGRP from the coding sequence ATGGTAAACTCAAGCGTTAACGGCAAAAGCTATGTTTACGGCATTATAGGCAACCCCATAAGCCACAGTTTTTCTCCGACGCTTCAAAACACAGTTGCCGGCATTTTGGGTATAAATTCAATTTACGTGCCGTTTAAGGTTGAAAGCGGCATGGTAAGCCAAGCCGTCAACGGGGCGTTTGCCCTCGGCATAAAAGGCATGAATGTAACCGTGCCGCACAAAAAGGAAGTTATGCAATGCTTATCCGATTTAGACGGCCTTGCCGAAAAAATAGGCGCGGTAAATACATTAAAGCTGACTGAAAACGGATATAAGGGCTATAATACAGACATACTCGGCCTTTTTAAATGTTTTGAAACAGCCGGCGTAAGCATACGCGGGAAAACGGCCGCCGTTATAGGCGCGGGAGGCGCGGCAAACGCCGCCGTTACCCTTGCGGCCGAAAAAGGGGCAAAAAAAATATATATTGCAAACCGCACTGTCGAAAATGCCGAAAAACTTAAAGACACAGTCCGGAAATATTACGGCGCCGATATTGAAGCCATACCCCTCGGCCATATTGAAAAAGCAGGAAGGCCCGACATTATAATACAGGCCACGTCAGTGGGCATGGGCGATGGAAGGCCGGTTTCGCCTGTTGAAAACGACATAATATTTGAAAACGCGGAATTTGCCGTCGATATAATATACACCCCATGGGAAACGAAATTCCTGCTCGACGCAAGAAAAAAAGGAGTTAAGTGCGTCAACGGGTTCGATATGCTTGTATATCAAGGTTTAGCATCGTTTGAAATATGGAACGAAATTTCGATCCCCGTTGAAAAAGCCTTGGAAATACGCCGCATACTCGTTTCGCATTATATAGAAAAAGGTGGACGGCCATGA
- a CDS encoding shikimate kinase produces MNTNIVLIGFMGCGKSTIGKKLCRRLGLEFTDTDIYIEKTEGIPISRIFALKGESHFRTLEENACRSLCKSGGKVIATGGGIIKNPKNTETLKNGGVIVYLKARPKHIYRNLAKDNTRPLLSGGGKYKKIKILLESRRQMYEEAADITVNVSFKTVNDIVGTIIREVEKFEKGHCNTRPQP; encoded by the coding sequence ATGAATACAAACATCGTTTTAATCGGTTTTATGGGCTGCGGGAAATCGACAATAGGCAAAAAACTCTGCCGCCGCCTCGGCCTTGAATTTACGGACACCGACATATATATTGAAAAAACCGAAGGAATTCCCATAAGCCGAATATTCGCTTTAAAAGGAGAAAGCCATTTCAGGACGCTTGAGGAAAACGCATGCAGATCCCTTTGCAAAAGCGGAGGCAAAGTTATAGCCACAGGCGGCGGCATAATCAAAAACCCCAAAAATACGGAAACTTTAAAAAACGGCGGCGTTATAGTATATTTAAAAGCCCGTCCCAAGCATATTTACAGGAATTTGGCAAAAGATAATACAAGGCCGCTTTTATCCGGAGGAGGCAAATACAAAAAAATAAAAATACTGTTGGAATCAAGGCGGCAAATGTATGAAGAGGCGGCCGATATAACAGTTAACGTGTCTTTCAAAACAGTAAACGATATTGTCGGCACAATTATAAGGGAGGTTGAAAAATTTGAAAAAGGTCATTGTAATACACGGCCCCAACCTTAA
- the aroQ gene encoding type II 3-dehydroquinate dehydratase, with translation MKKVIVIHGPNLNFTGIREPDIYGGRTLDDINKNILSEAETLGICAEVFQSNYEGAIIDKLQECHMLGFDGVIINPGAFTHYSYALHDAIAGVNMPAVEVHLSNIHKRDEFRRKSVTAPACIGQICGFGEYGYIMALNALNTRFENEKN, from the coding sequence TTGAAAAAGGTCATTGTAATACACGGCCCCAACCTTAATTTTACAGGCATAAGGGAGCCGGATATATACGGCGGCAGAACCCTTGACGACATCAATAAAAATATACTGTCGGAAGCGGAAACTCTCGGCATATGCGCCGAAGTTTTCCAAAGCAATTATGAAGGGGCGATAATAGACAAGCTTCAGGAATGTCACATGCTGGGTTTCGACGGCGTCATAATAAATCCCGGGGCCTTTACGCATTACAGCTATGCGCTTCACGACGCAATAGCCGGCGTTAACATGCCAGCAGTGGAAGTCCATCTTTCAAATATACATAAGCGCGATGAATTCCGCCGCAAGTCAGTTACGGCCCCAGCATGCATAGGGCAGATATGCGGGTTTGGCGAATACGGTTATATAATGGCCCTTAACGCCCTTAATACGCGCTTTGAAAACGAAAAAAATTAA
- the efp gene encoding elongation factor P, with the protein MISAGEFRNGVTIEYEGDIFVILEFQHVKPGKGAAFVRTKIKNLKTGSVVERTFRPTEKMPRAHIDRQDMQYLYNDGSLYHFMNTENYEQIAVNESDIGDTLKFVKENDMVKILSYEGQVFGIEPPLFVELVITETEPGFAGNTAQGATKPAVVETGATVYVPLFINQGEKIKIDTRTGEYLGRA; encoded by the coding sequence ATGATTTCAGCAGGCGAATTTAGAAACGGCGTTACCATTGAATATGAAGGCGATATCTTTGTTATACTTGAATTCCAGCATGTAAAACCGGGCAAGGGAGCCGCTTTCGTGCGTACAAAAATTAAAAACCTTAAAACGGGCAGCGTTGTTGAAAGGACATTCAGGCCGACGGAAAAAATGCCAAGGGCGCACATCGACAGGCAGGACATGCAGTACCTCTACAACGACGGTTCTTTATACCATTTCATGAACACCGAAAACTACGAACAGATTGCCGTTAACGAAAGCGATATTGGCGATACCCTTAAATTCGTTAAAGAAAACGATATGGTTAAAATACTTTCATATGAAGGACAGGTTTTCGGCATTGAGCCTCCGCTTTTTGTTGAACTTGTAATAACCGAAACAGAGCCTGGATTTGCCGGAAATACGGCTCAGGGCGCAACAAAACCAGCCGTTGTTGAAACGGGCGCAACTGTTTATGTTCCGCTTTTCATCAACCAGGGCGAAAAAATCAAAATAGACACAAGGACAGGCGAATATTTGGGAAGGGCTTAA